A window of the Halopseudomonas phragmitis genome harbors these coding sequences:
- a CDS encoding DEAD/DEAH box helicase: MSSQSQFSQFNLHERILKAIDALGFEEPTAVQQATIPAALDGDDLYIIARTGSGKTAAYLLPILQQLQLDESKPLAPRALVLSPTRELAKQILDDAQQLARFTFLKAELVIGGEDFKVQAAKLRKNPDIIIATPGRALEQLAASNLDLTQVRTLVIDEADRMLDMGFSDDVIRLAEACSGQPQTLLCSATKGNAGLRRMIDKVLEEPRWLELDSIRDDTPAIRQQVVPADDNSHKEALLKWLLANENAGKVIVFTNTRVMADRLNGVLRAADIRTYVLHGEKDQKDRKQAIERFRQGQFAVLVATDVAARGLDIDDLDLVVNFDMPRSGDDYLHRVGRTGRAGAEGLAISLVTPHEWNLMSSIERYLRRQFERRVVKEVPGSFKGPKKVKASGKPVGAKKKKADKKTAKPKKPKAAKPAAKRKPSGAPQGQVVASPDGLAPPKRR; this comes from the coding sequence TTGTCCAGCCAATCCCAGTTCAGCCAATTCAATCTGCACGAACGTATCCTCAAAGCCATCGATGCCCTTGGCTTCGAAGAGCCTACTGCCGTCCAGCAAGCGACCATCCCGGCCGCCCTGGATGGCGACGATCTCTACATCATTGCCCGTACCGGCAGCGGCAAGACTGCCGCCTATCTGCTGCCGATCCTGCAGCAATTGCAGCTCGATGAGAGCAAGCCCCTGGCACCTCGGGCTCTGGTTTTGTCACCGACCCGTGAATTGGCCAAACAGATCCTTGATGATGCCCAGCAGTTGGCCCGTTTTACCTTTCTCAAGGCCGAACTGGTCATCGGCGGTGAAGACTTCAAGGTGCAGGCGGCCAAGCTGCGCAAGAACCCGGATATCATCATTGCCACCCCAGGCCGTGCCCTTGAGCAACTGGCCGCCAGCAACCTGGATCTGACCCAGGTTCGTACCCTGGTAATCGATGAAGCCGACCGCATGCTTGATATGGGCTTCAGCGACGACGTTATCCGCCTGGCTGAAGCTTGCAGCGGTCAACCGCAAACCCTGCTGTGTTCCGCCACCAAGGGCAATGCCGGCCTGCGCCGGATGATCGATAAAGTGCTTGAAGAGCCGCGCTGGCTTGAGCTGGACAGCATTCGTGACGACACCCCGGCTATCCGTCAGCAGGTGGTCCCAGCCGATGACAACAGTCACAAGGAAGCGCTGCTCAAGTGGCTGCTGGCCAATGAGAACGCCGGCAAAGTGATTGTCTTCACCAACACCCGGGTCATGGCTGACCGGCTGAACGGCGTCTTGCGGGCAGCGGACATCCGCACCTATGTGCTGCATGGCGAGAAGGATCAGAAAGACCGCAAGCAGGCGATCGAGCGCTTCCGGCAGGGCCAGTTTGCCGTATTGGTGGCGACTGACGTGGCTGCGCGGGGCCTGGATATCGATGATCTGGATCTGGTTGTCAATTTTGATATGCCGCGCAGTGGTGACGATTACCTGCACCGGGTCGGGCGTACCGGCCGGGCCGGGGCCGAAGGGCTGGCAATTTCGCTGGTGACACCTCATGAATGGAACCTGATGTCGAGCATTGAGCGCTATCTGCGCCGTCAGTTCGAGCGGCGGGTGGTCAAGGAGGTGCCCGGCAGTTTCAAGGGGCCGAAGAAGGTCAAGGCATCTGGCAAACCCGTTGGCGCCAAGAAGAAAAAGGCCGACAAGAAAACCGCCAAGCCGAAGAAGCCCAAAGCGGCCAAGCCCGCTGCCAAGCGCAAGCCGTCAGGCGCGCCCCAGGGCCAGGTGGTTGCCAGCCCCGACGGTCTGGCCCCACCCAAACGCCGCTAA
- a CDS encoding VanZ family protein encodes MWLRIVRYWLAFRPMFKLLFFLMLLLALYLGMRPTPAPATYHWQSDLYHAVGLFALTLVSYLAFPRWYWWLRGLLLFGVGVLIEYVQSFHPMRVADWNDLYANGAGIVAGLVLIGGYGYLCRRRLHR; translated from the coding sequence ATGTGGCTAAGGATTGTGCGGTACTGGCTGGCCTTTCGCCCGATGTTCAAGCTGCTGTTTTTCCTGATGCTGTTGTTGGCACTGTATCTGGGCATGCGCCCTACTCCGGCACCAGCCACTTACCACTGGCAAAGTGATCTGTACCATGCTGTCGGGCTGTTTGCTTTGACGCTGGTGAGCTATCTGGCGTTTCCGCGCTGGTATTGGTGGCTGCGAGGGCTTTTGCTGTTTGGTGTTGGTGTGCTGATTGAGTATGTGCAGTCATTCCACCCCATGCGGGTGGCAGACTGGAATGATCTGTATGCCAACGGCGCTGGTATCGTTGCCGGGTTGGTGCTGATCGGTGGCTATGGCTACCTGTGCCGGCGGCGGCTACACAGGTAG
- a CDS encoding polysaccharide biosynthesis/export family protein translates to MFSYRLWTVITTAVLLQACALAPGLHQPAVGRMDAEAQLISIDQALIQQQASPAQAQLPQELLQAEPQPYRLGPLDELYITVWDYPELTVPGGAEQQGGVNVRAVDANGVLFFPFVGQIRASGLTPAQLRHALTEQLSRFIDNPQVDVRLAQANSRRVLLGPGFNGRASLPLPGQPLSLHEALLELDYQAKPQYLLTLTRDDTRYELPAEAVQSAAAAQLLLRAGDLLNLERLEYKPVTVLGEVQSPRQLGSEQNLTLLQALMSAGGLCQDAADPRAIWVMRDAGEYTQRFHLDASAPEALLLAGDFRLKAGDLVFVGATGLTRWNRTISQMLPTLSRQEVIVPVDDIRSNDD, encoded by the coding sequence ATGTTTTCTTATCGCCTATGGACAGTCATTACCACCGCCGTTTTGCTGCAAGCCTGCGCGCTGGCGCCTGGTCTGCATCAGCCAGCCGTTGGCCGGATGGATGCCGAAGCCCAGTTAATCAGCATTGATCAGGCACTGATTCAGCAGCAAGCCTCCCCTGCGCAGGCACAGTTGCCACAAGAATTACTCCAGGCTGAGCCACAGCCTTACCGGCTCGGGCCACTGGACGAGCTGTACATTACCGTGTGGGATTATCCCGAATTGACCGTGCCTGGCGGCGCAGAGCAACAGGGCGGGGTCAATGTGCGGGCCGTTGATGCCAACGGCGTGTTGTTTTTCCCCTTTGTTGGCCAGATTCGCGCCAGCGGCCTGACTCCGGCGCAGCTTCGTCACGCACTGACCGAGCAGTTGTCACGCTTTATCGACAATCCCCAGGTGGATGTGCGCCTGGCTCAGGCCAATAGCCGCCGCGTGCTGCTGGGTCCGGGCTTCAACGGCAGAGCGAGCCTGCCACTACCCGGCCAGCCACTGTCACTGCATGAAGCGTTGCTGGAGTTGGATTATCAGGCCAAACCACAGTATTTGCTGACGCTGACCCGTGATGACACGCGCTACGAACTGCCGGCAGAGGCCGTGCAGTCTGCCGCCGCAGCTCAATTGTTATTGCGCGCTGGCGACCTGTTGAATCTTGAACGCTTGGAATACAAACCGGTCACAGTGTTGGGCGAGGTACAATCTCCCCGGCAACTAGGCTCCGAGCAGAACCTGACCCTGTTGCAGGCTCTGATGAGTGCTGGCGGTTTGTGCCAGGATGCGGCGGACCCGCGGGCAATCTGGGTCATGCGTGATGCTGGCGAATACACCCAGCGCTTCCACCTGGATGCGAGCGCCCCCGAAGCCCTGCTGCTTGCCGGTGATTTCAGGCTGAAGGCTGGTGATCTGGTGTTTGTTGGTGCAACCGGCCTGACTCGCTGGAACCGCACGATCAGCCAGATGCTGCCGACCCTGTCGCGCCAGGAAGTGATTGTGCCCGTTGACGATATCCGGAGTAATGACGATTGA
- a CDS encoding MBL fold metallo-hydrolase RNA specificity domain-containing protein yields the protein MTTTYPFIEHHGATQGVTGSCHQLWLSAKDSLLIDCGLFQGVESSVQGAGAHSLVIEFKLDSVKALIATHVHIDHIGRLPWLIAAGFKGPVYCTEPSAMLMPTVLEDAFLVGVQRDRELASRFVGMVQPMLRGQPYAQWIEVIGRDDLRCRIRFKPAGHILGSAWVECDVHYPNENRSKRIVFSGDLGAPHAPLLLAPGNAWRADTVVLESTYGDRLHEDRRSRRQRFQRVLEHALADGGTVLIPAFSIGRTQELLYELEDIIHSCTAQTATPPGSLEHLLQDGDARKSRAGADAPASQHLPTNWPTLPIILDAPLASRFTALYRQLKPYWDKEALKRIANGRKPLAFDNLLTVETHAQHLAMVNRLAHTRQPAIVITGNGMCSAGRIVNYLKAMLGDPRHDVIFVGYQAKGTPGHAIQQHGPRGGYVNLEGERIQIKAGVHTLGGYSAHADQKGLVNFITRMRHWPSEVRLVHGDPEAKEGLARKLKQHAEDKCKEMKIIIP from the coding sequence ATGACAACCACTTACCCCTTCATCGAGCATCACGGCGCCACGCAGGGCGTTACCGGCTCCTGCCATCAGCTCTGGTTGAGTGCCAAAGACAGCCTGCTGATCGACTGCGGCCTGTTTCAAGGCGTGGAAAGCTCCGTTCAAGGAGCTGGAGCCCATAGCCTTGTCATCGAATTCAAACTCGACAGCGTCAAGGCCCTGATCGCCACCCACGTACACATTGATCATATTGGCCGCTTGCCCTGGCTGATCGCTGCCGGCTTCAAGGGGCCTGTGTACTGTACCGAGCCTTCGGCCATGCTGATGCCCACCGTGCTGGAGGATGCCTTCCTGGTTGGCGTGCAGCGTGACCGTGAGCTGGCCAGCAGGTTTGTTGGCATGGTTCAGCCGATGCTGCGAGGCCAGCCCTATGCCCAATGGATTGAAGTGATTGGGCGGGACGACCTGCGCTGTCGCATCCGCTTCAAACCCGCCGGGCATATCCTGGGTTCGGCCTGGGTCGAATGCGACGTACATTACCCCAACGAAAACCGCAGCAAACGGATCGTCTTTTCCGGCGACCTGGGCGCCCCGCACGCGCCCTTGTTACTAGCACCCGGCAATGCCTGGCGCGCCGATACCGTAGTGCTGGAAAGCACCTACGGCGACCGCCTGCATGAAGACCGCCGCAGCCGCCGCCAACGCTTTCAGCGAGTACTGGAACATGCCCTGGCCGATGGCGGCACCGTACTCATTCCCGCATTCAGCATTGGCCGCACCCAGGAACTGCTCTACGAGCTGGAAGACATAATCCACTCATGCACAGCGCAAACAGCTACTCCCCCTGGGAGCCTGGAGCATCTGCTCCAGGACGGGGATGCACGTAAGTCCAGAGCGGGAGCAGATGCTCCCGCCTCCCAGCACCTACCCACCAACTGGCCAACCCTACCCATCATCCTCGACGCCCCACTAGCCAGCCGCTTCACCGCCCTATACCGACAACTCAAACCCTACTGGGACAAAGAAGCCCTCAAGCGCATCGCCAATGGCCGCAAGCCCCTGGCCTTCGACAACCTGCTCACCGTCGAAACCCACGCCCAACACCTGGCCATGGTCAATCGCCTGGCTCACACCCGCCAGCCCGCCATTGTCATCACCGGCAACGGCATGTGCAGCGCCGGGCGCATCGTCAATTACCTCAAGGCCATGCTGGGTGACCCTCGCCACGACGTGATCTTCGTCGGCTACCAGGCCAAAGGCACCCCCGGTCACGCCATCCAACAGCACGGCCCACGCGGTGGTTATGTCAACCTGGAAGGAGAGCGCATCCAGATCAAGGCTGGCGTCCACACCTTGGGCGGCTACTCCGCCCATGCCGACCAGAAAGGCCTGGTGAACTTCATCACCCGCATGCGCCACTGGCCCAGTGAAGTACGGCTGGTGCATGGTGATCCTGAGGCGAAGGAGGGGTTGGCCAGAAAGCTGAAACAGCACGCTGAAGATAAATGCAAGGAAATGAAAATTATTATCCCTTAG
- the rfaH gene encoding transcription/translation regulatory transformer protein RfaH, with protein MSNTASSEWYLIQCKPRQELRAEENLRKQGFACLLPLCWTEKIRHGKRQLVQEPLFPGYLFINLCQLTDSWYSIRSTRGVRRLVTFGSLPVAISSPIIDGIQARLAQVGAKPLFQHGDSVVITEGPLKDLTAIFNCCDGEERAVILLTLLQREQAVKIRLGALKSIA; from the coding sequence ATGTCGAATACAGCAAGCTCGGAATGGTATCTGATACAGTGCAAGCCCCGTCAGGAGCTTCGTGCTGAAGAAAACCTGCGCAAGCAGGGATTCGCATGCCTGTTGCCGCTGTGCTGGACGGAAAAGATCAGGCATGGAAAGCGCCAGTTGGTTCAAGAGCCCTTGTTCCCTGGTTATCTGTTCATCAACCTCTGTCAGTTGACTGACAGTTGGTATTCCATCCGCTCCACCCGAGGTGTGCGCCGGCTTGTCACTTTTGGCAGTCTGCCGGTAGCTATTTCCTCACCCATCATCGATGGCATTCAAGCCCGCCTGGCGCAAGTGGGGGCCAAGCCCCTGTTTCAGCATGGTGATTCAGTCGTTATCACTGAAGGCCCGCTGAAAGACCTCACAGCAATTTTCAACTGCTGTGATGGCGAAGAGCGCGCAGTGATTCTCCTTACCCTGCTTCAGCGTGAGCAAGCCGTAAAAATCAGGCTGGGCGCGCTCAAATCGATAGCTTGA
- a CDS encoding mannose-1-phosphate guanylyltransferase/mannose-6-phosphate isomerase — MKLIPVIMSGGVGSRLWPVSRKTHPKPFMLLPDGQNLIQKTFLRATGLNNVAEVMTVTNQELFFKTEDEYLRARKVRSPLSFILEPFGRNTAAAVAAAALELESVYGSDAQMLVLAADHLIVDQPAFAKAVSKAQTLAADGWLVTFGIQPEYPEVGFGYIEADTDMPLGDGLKVQRFVEKPDLATAQEYLTAGNYYWNSGMFCFRVGSVLDELRKHAVDVLEAIRVTLEQSQLSEGDMHRCLRLNVKHFAEVPDISIDYALMERSDRVATVPCDIGWSDIGSWNALSELTAADDTGNRLEGEVLVHDARNNYVRSPERLTALVGVDDLIVVDTPDAVLVAHKNHAQEVKNIVSQLQKSGHDAHLLHRTVHRPWGTYTTLEEGERFKIKRIVVRPGASLSLQMHHHRSEHWIVVSGMARVVNDQRELLLNTNESTFISAGHKHRLENPGVIDLVLIEVQSGDYLGEDDIVRFEDNYGRA; from the coding sequence GTGAAATTGATACCTGTAATAATGTCTGGTGGTGTTGGCAGTCGACTCTGGCCAGTATCCAGAAAGACCCACCCAAAGCCGTTTATGCTGCTGCCGGATGGACAAAACCTGATTCAGAAAACCTTCTTGCGAGCTACGGGTCTTAATAATGTGGCCGAGGTGATGACAGTTACCAACCAGGAGCTGTTCTTCAAGACCGAGGACGAGTATTTGCGGGCTCGTAAGGTTCGCAGTCCTCTGAGTTTTATACTAGAGCCCTTCGGTCGTAATACTGCAGCTGCTGTTGCTGCTGCTGCGCTGGAGTTGGAGAGCGTATACGGCTCGGACGCCCAGATGCTAGTGCTTGCTGCAGATCACTTGATTGTTGATCAGCCAGCCTTTGCCAAGGCTGTCAGCAAGGCTCAGACTTTGGCTGCCGATGGTTGGCTGGTGACCTTTGGAATTCAGCCTGAGTATCCTGAAGTCGGTTTCGGTTATATCGAAGCAGACACTGATATGCCGCTGGGCGACGGCTTGAAAGTGCAGCGTTTTGTTGAGAAGCCTGATCTTGCTACTGCTCAGGAATACCTGACAGCTGGGAACTACTATTGGAACTCTGGTATGTTTTGCTTTCGCGTTGGAAGCGTTCTAGATGAGTTGCGTAAGCACGCAGTGGATGTGCTTGAGGCCATACGGGTAACTCTCGAACAGTCGCAACTCAGTGAAGGGGATATGCACCGCTGCCTGCGCTTGAATGTCAAGCACTTCGCCGAAGTGCCGGATATTTCTATCGACTACGCGTTGATGGAACGTTCTGATAGGGTAGCCACTGTACCTTGCGATATCGGCTGGAGCGATATCGGTTCCTGGAATGCTTTGAGCGAGCTCACAGCAGCGGATGATACCGGAAACCGCTTGGAGGGCGAGGTATTAGTTCATGATGCGCGCAATAACTACGTGCGAAGCCCTGAGCGCCTTACTGCGTTGGTTGGGGTGGACGATTTGATTGTCGTAGACACTCCCGATGCTGTGCTGGTAGCACACAAGAACCATGCACAAGAGGTCAAAAACATCGTCAGCCAACTCCAGAAGAGCGGTCATGATGCCCACTTGCTACATCGTACCGTTCACCGGCCTTGGGGAACCTACACTACCCTGGAAGAAGGCGAGCGCTTCAAGATCAAGCGTATTGTTGTCAGGCCTGGTGCATCTCTGTCTTTGCAAATGCATCATCACCGAAGCGAACACTGGATTGTAGTCAGTGGCATGGCGCGTGTGGTTAATGATCAGCGCGAGTTGCTGCTCAATACCAACGAATCTACCTTCATCTCCGCCGGTCACAAGCATCGGCTAGAGAACCCCGGTGTTATAGACCTCGTGTTGATTGAGGTACAAAGCGGTGATTACTTAGGCGAGGACGATATTGTTCGATTTGAAGATAACTACGGTCGTGCCTGA
- a CDS encoding glycosyltransferase family 4 protein — protein MKVLHFYKTYYPESIGGVEQVIYQIASGVKEHGVVSSVLSLSRGNNSEPVSIGSHTAHKAKMDFEIASTGFSLSAFSRFKDLASEADIVHYHFPWPFMDLVHFVSNIQKPTLVTYHSDIVRQALLLQLYRPLMDRFLRSVDRIVATSPNYVSTSQVLSKHLDKVEVIPIGINKAAYPAPSADTLALWRDRFGERFFLFVGVLRYYKGLHILLEAMKGADYTLVIVGTGPVEQDLKEQALHDGLDNVFFTGALPEEDKVALLQLCYGVTFPSNLRSEAFGISLLEGAMYGKPMISSEIGTGTSFINAHDQTGLVVPPGNSALLRAAMDMLWDNQERAVTMGAQAQARYWELFTASRMAQSYADLYAELLAAKSE, from the coding sequence ATGAAGGTCTTGCATTTTTACAAGACCTACTACCCCGAGTCGATTGGAGGGGTAGAGCAGGTCATTTATCAGATTGCCTCTGGCGTTAAAGAACATGGAGTAGTCTCCAGCGTTCTTTCATTGAGTAGAGGTAATAATTCAGAGCCCGTGAGTATTGGTAGCCATACTGCTCACAAGGCAAAAATGGACTTCGAAATTGCGTCGACAGGCTTTTCCCTGTCTGCGTTCTCACGCTTCAAGGACTTGGCCAGTGAAGCTGATATCGTTCATTATCACTTTCCTTGGCCTTTCATGGATCTTGTGCATTTCGTCTCTAATATCCAGAAACCAACGCTTGTGACCTACCACTCAGATATTGTCCGTCAGGCTTTATTGCTGCAGCTTTATCGCCCCTTGATGGATAGGTTTTTGAGGAGTGTGGACCGCATTGTTGCTACTTCCCCAAATTACGTAAGCACTAGCCAAGTTCTGAGCAAGCACCTCGATAAAGTTGAAGTTATCCCTATCGGCATCAATAAGGCTGCTTATCCTGCGCCTTCGGCTGATACTCTTGCGCTTTGGCGTGACCGGTTTGGCGAGCGTTTTTTTCTATTCGTCGGTGTTCTGCGCTATTACAAGGGCTTGCATATCCTTCTGGAGGCTATGAAAGGCGCCGATTACACATTGGTGATTGTTGGCACTGGCCCGGTAGAGCAAGATCTCAAAGAGCAGGCCCTACATGACGGGCTGGATAATGTCTTTTTCACCGGGGCCTTGCCTGAGGAAGACAAGGTAGCACTGTTGCAGCTCTGTTACGGGGTCACCTTTCCTTCAAATCTAAGGTCTGAGGCCTTCGGCATTTCCTTGCTAGAAGGTGCAATGTACGGCAAGCCGATGATCTCAAGCGAAATCGGAACGGGAACCAGCTTTATCAATGCCCACGATCAGACAGGTTTGGTTGTTCCCCCCGGTAACTCTGCACTACTCAGAGCAGCTATGGATATGCTTTGGGACAACCAAGAGCGTGCAGTCACCATGGGGGCTCAAGCGCAAGCGCGTTACTGGGAGCTGTTTACTGCAAGCCGCATGGCGCAGAGCTACGCTGATTTATATGCCGAGCTGCTAGCCGCTAAATCAGAATAG
- the gmd gene encoding GDP-mannose 4,6-dehydratase: MTHKVALITGVTGQDGAYLAKFLLDKGYIVHGIKRRSSSFNTDRIDGLYQDPHTKNRNFVLHYGDLTDTSNLVRIIQECQPDEIYNLGAQSHVAVSFESPEYTADVDALGALRILEAIRILGLEKKTRFYQASTSELYGLVQEIPQKESTPFYPRSPYAVAKQFAYWMTVNYREAYGIYGCNGILFNHESPLRGETFVTRKITRGLTRIAVGLQDCLYMGNMSALRDWGHARDYVEMQWLMLQQETPDDYVIATGRQYSVRQFIETSARMLGVTVEWRGEAEEEICVVKSVDNQAVTGMNAGDVIVRVDPRYYRPTEVETLLGDPSKAKRELGWEPKITFEELVAEMVAEDLKLAQRDALIEENGYQIMSYHE; encoded by the coding sequence ATGACCCATAAAGTTGCACTTATCACTGGCGTTACTGGACAAGACGGCGCCTATCTTGCCAAGTTCCTTCTGGACAAGGGCTACATCGTTCATGGCATTAAACGCCGCTCGTCATCCTTCAATACGGATCGTATTGATGGTCTTTATCAAGACCCACATACTAAAAATCGTAATTTCGTCCTGCATTATGGCGACCTGACTGACACCAGTAATCTTGTGCGAATTATTCAGGAGTGTCAGCCCGATGAAATCTACAACCTTGGAGCCCAGAGCCATGTTGCTGTGTCTTTTGAGTCCCCAGAGTACACGGCAGATGTGGATGCACTAGGTGCCCTGCGAATTCTAGAAGCCATTCGTATTCTCGGTTTGGAAAAGAAAACTCGTTTCTATCAAGCTTCGACCTCCGAGCTTTATGGCTTAGTACAAGAGATTCCGCAGAAGGAAAGCACGCCGTTCTACCCGCGCTCGCCGTACGCGGTTGCCAAGCAGTTTGCTTACTGGATGACGGTCAATTATCGTGAGGCTTACGGCATCTATGGCTGCAATGGCATCCTGTTTAATCACGAATCACCGCTGCGCGGCGAAACTTTCGTGACCCGCAAGATCACCCGTGGCTTGACTCGTATCGCTGTGGGTCTTCAGGACTGTCTTTATATGGGGAACATGAGTGCCTTGCGCGACTGGGGGCATGCTCGTGATTACGTGGAAATGCAGTGGCTTATGCTGCAGCAGGAAACACCGGACGACTATGTAATTGCTACCGGTCGCCAGTATTCTGTACGCCAATTTATAGAAACCTCCGCACGTATGCTTGGCGTCACCGTAGAATGGCGTGGCGAGGCTGAAGAAGAAATCTGTGTGGTCAAGAGCGTGGATAATCAAGCCGTCACTGGCATGAATGCAGGTGATGTTATCGTGCGTGTGGATCCTCGCTACTATCGTCCGACTGAGGTTGAAACGCTGCTGGGTGATCCTAGCAAGGCCAAGCGCGAACTGGGCTGGGAGCCTAAAATCACATTCGAAGAACTGGTCGCTGAGATGGTTGCCGAAGACCTCAAGCTTGCACAGCGCGACGCGCTAATCGAGGAAAACGGGTACCAGATCATGTCCTACCATGAGTGA
- the fcl gene encoding GDP-L-fucose synthase produces MITLPLTTRIYVAGHRGMVGSAIVRKLRAQGYENIVTRTHAELDLTSQGDVRAFFAEDSIEYVVLAAAKVGGIHANNEYPADFIYENLMIECNVIHEAFTAGVKKLLFLGSSCIYPKLASQPMQESALLTDTLESTNEPYAIAKIAGIKLCESYNRQHGTDYRSVMPTNLYGPYDNYHPENSHVIPALIRRFHDAKRNDAEEVVIWGTGKPMREFLHVDDMAAACIHVMNLDAEIYQANTQPMLSHINVGTGCDVTIRELAESLADVVGYKGRIIFDSSKPDGSPRKLMNVDRLRALGWQYKIELKEGLASAYQWYVDNLDDEAIRL; encoded by the coding sequence ATGATCACACTTCCCCTTACTACTCGTATCTATGTTGCCGGTCACCGTGGCATGGTCGGTTCGGCTATTGTCAGAAAGCTGCGTGCGCAGGGCTATGAAAATATCGTGACTCGTACCCATGCTGAGCTTGATCTGACCTCTCAGGGCGATGTTCGGGCCTTCTTTGCAGAAGATAGCATTGAATACGTTGTATTAGCTGCCGCCAAAGTGGGCGGTATCCATGCCAATAACGAGTACCCAGCCGATTTTATCTACGAAAACCTGATGATCGAATGCAACGTCATACATGAAGCATTTACTGCTGGTGTGAAGAAGTTGCTATTCCTTGGTAGCTCGTGCATATACCCCAAGCTGGCTAGTCAGCCCATGCAGGAAAGCGCCTTGCTTACCGATACGCTTGAAAGTACCAATGAGCCCTATGCAATCGCCAAAATTGCTGGGATCAAGCTGTGCGAGTCCTATAACCGCCAGCACGGTACTGACTATCGTTCGGTGATGCCGACCAATCTTTATGGCCCTTACGACAACTATCACCCGGAAAATAGTCACGTCATTCCTGCTCTGATTCGCCGCTTTCACGATGCAAAGCGCAATGACGCGGAAGAAGTTGTTATCTGGGGTACTGGCAAACCAATGCGTGAATTTCTACATGTTGATGACATGGCTGCAGCCTGCATCCATGTGATGAACCTTGATGCCGAGATCTATCAGGCCAATACTCAACCTATGCTTTCGCACATCAATGTTGGTACCGGCTGTGATGTAACCATTCGCGAGCTTGCCGAATCGCTTGCTGATGTTGTTGGTTACAAGGGGCGGATCATCTTCGATAGCAGTAAGCCGGATGGTTCGCCGAGAAAGCTAATGAACGTTGATCGCCTGAGAGCTCTGGGGTGGCAGTATAAGATTGAGCTCAAGGAAGGGCTCGCATCGGCGTACCAATGGTATGTTGACAATCTGGATGATGAAGCCATCAGGCTTTGA
- a CDS encoding ABC transporter permease — protein sequence MLYGFVKDLVRFKGMIFELARRDYQQQNQGSYLGFVWNYLQPLLYIGVLYGVFTLGFRQGAVLDGLPFGLYLLSGMVCWLYFAANLSSITGVISAYSFLVKKVDFRLSVLPFVKLLGSLLPHVVLIALLLVLASLSGYPPGVHSLQLLYYYLCMAALLIGLGWITSSTSLFVKDIRNAVGIVTQFGLWLTPIFWSIAQVPQQYQWIAKLNPVYYLVTGYRDSITGSHYFWQRPEEGLIFWSITLLLLALGTMVYRRLKPHFAEVV from the coding sequence ATGCTTTATGGTTTCGTGAAAGACCTGGTTCGGTTCAAAGGCATGATCTTTGAACTGGCCAGGCGCGACTATCAACAACAGAACCAGGGCTCTTATCTCGGGTTCGTTTGGAATTACTTACAACCCCTGCTGTACATCGGCGTACTGTATGGCGTTTTCACTCTGGGCTTTCGCCAGGGAGCCGTACTGGATGGTTTGCCTTTCGGGCTCTACCTGCTGAGTGGGATGGTCTGTTGGCTGTATTTTGCGGCCAACCTGTCGTCTATCACCGGAGTCATTAGTGCCTATTCATTTCTGGTGAAGAAGGTTGATTTCAGGCTCAGCGTGTTGCCCTTCGTCAAGCTGCTGGGCTCCCTGCTACCGCATGTCGTCCTCATTGCGTTGCTGCTGGTACTTGCCAGCTTGAGTGGCTATCCTCCGGGGGTGCACAGCCTGCAACTGCTGTATTACTACCTGTGCATGGCGGCCTTGCTCATTGGGCTGGGTTGGATTACTTCATCCACCAGCCTGTTTGTGAAGGACATTCGCAACGCGGTTGGCATCGTCACTCAATTTGGCCTGTGGTTGACACCAATATTCTGGAGCATTGCTCAGGTCCCTCAGCAGTACCAGTGGATAGCCAAGCTCAATCCGGTCTATTACCTGGTCACGGGCTATCGCGACAGCATTACTGGATCACATTATTTCTGGCAGCGTCCGGAGGAGGGCTTAATCTTCTGGTCAATTACTCTGCTTCTGCTCGCCCTGGGTACGATGGTATATCGCAGGTTGAAGCCTCATTTCGCGGAGGTCGTGTGA